Below is a window of Cydia strobilella chromosome 8, ilCydStro3.1, whole genome shotgun sequence DNA.
atgtgATATTAATTCTGTTTTCTATCTCCTCTTCTTATAGGCTTTaagttatgttaattaattgtataaacaaactaaactaaactcattcgagtctgggttacctacgagataggctaagcctagtgtaggaaccagagtaacctgactgtatttttctataccaggtacattttgtcaactgtgtttaatttaagttaatcttaacaaccctgaaaatatttttgtgtacctacaataaaaaattgaattattatttttttgaattattttatgtacttCGTAAAAGCGTTAAAAAAATAAGGTGCTTCTGAGTAACTCCaacttccgtactttttagtatttgttgttatagcggcaacagaaatacatacaaaatttcaactgtcttactatcacggttcatgacatacagcctggtgacagacggacagacagtggaggcttagtaatagggtcccgtttttaccctttgggtacgggaccctaaaaactaaactacgtAGGTATCTACCTACAGTACCTACTAAGATAAACTaccaactaaataaaactacagattctacatattaattattatcaataaaaaagaatcccagttttcttttatattttttaaaatggtACAATATGGTACGAACGAAAGTACGAAGTTTCCGCAACTGACGAAAGCACCACCTTCACATCACTAGTCGTTAACGTGAAAGGGATAGCACATTGCATTTTCATGTTGACGAAAAGGGACGGGCATACTTCGTTGCTGCTGAGTACAACCGTATTGACCAGTATAAAATGAACTCCGCGGACAAGAAacaattttcaacaaaataatgaatttcaCAATTAACTGGATTGTTATTCCATCTGTTTTGTATTTGGAAGTCTTAGATGACTTGCCACACCATTTTACGCTGCAATATAAATGATTAGCGAACGAATTCAATTATTTACGATTTATTTTCGTACAGACGTGCACACTGCTAATAGGTCGTATTCTTGGGCGCAACGGCGCAACTGATCGGAGCGGCGCGCGAGCAATCTTATATAAGAACTATACACCATACGGGCGGTGACCGCGAGTCGTCCTATAAGCTCGGTCTATAGGGGGTGGTCTGTGCTCCGCGCCGCTCTGTGACGCGCCATCGCGTCAAAATCGCTCACCTATACTAGGAAGGGTTATACATATGTAAGAAGTAGTAAGAACGGTTTGATTCTTCCGCGCCGAGTCTCGCCgagccgcttcgcttcgcgtttgcgagttgttcgcttacgtaagacgcagccttAACCGggttaaaaaaacaagaattttacttatacatttatttacattctTATAACTACAGATAGGTACAAACAATTCACAACatgaatgatattttatttgtttatatgaCCACTATAGGTTACAGCAATTTCTTTTCAGACAACACATAATGTCAAAAAAATTGGCAATTATATGGCCTATTCATGGCCTATTACAATTTAAGGGGCTAactgactatcaatccgccggacgatatcggcctgtcagttagaacaaaaatttgacagttccgaacaactgacaggccgatatcgtccggcggactcatagtcagtgggcccctttagatccACACGAGCAAGAGTCGTTTTCCGTTTCACAAAATATCAGCACATCGTTaacaatatttgaaatgtaaaaaagtagtacaaatgcaaaaatatcaaacattgaACATTTTTGGCAATagagaatattacgcgaaactctgcgtagggggcgccaatACCACAACCTGAAgctctatcgcgaaacaagaaaatcgatgtataagttaatctatggtttactaaaggggctagtgctgcactctggtagcagaacattgcagtaataccccctattagaGACCAAgtatttttacatgtcaaatattgTTAAAGATATTCTTCATATTCTGATATTTCGTGAAACGGATAACGTCCCTTGCAAGAGCCGTCGGACCCGAGCCCGACGTCAGCTCCCTATTGAAAGTAGCCGGTGGCCGGGTGGATCTAATTAGCCTTTATGAGAAACAAACCGCATGACAAGTGCCAAAAGGCATAACATCACTTTCTCAAAATAGGtacgtataggtataggtaggtcttaaatatttttatagatagCCCTTTCTAGCTAGCTCTGTCTACCTACACATAATTCTCATCTAGATAATTAAGTAGTCAATTTGGAACAAAAACTATGGTTACAAGTTGCTATCTAAATACTTCATGAAATACCTACGAAGGGAGAGGGAGGTACCTATTGTACCTACTCACGGCGCTATTCATTAGAGATTAGTGGTcatatactttttatttatttctaattaacagtttaaaaattatgatttacaGTTGCTTTCAGAATTAGCTAGAATAATGTAccgatatatttatgtaattaagattttctttttttttgtaaaaaatataattctacGATTACTACCTACacatacctaattacctatagcaaagatataactccgtaatagatggatacagtctaaggaaaaaacgtaccttgaaaatcacgaaaatttgattctcgatcagatggcgccactagttttggcctactctcgtatagagggcgttgacggtttcgtttgttatttataatttcaacgcatatccattgaagaacatgggtcaaaatcatataaaaataattattgcaaataaaaaaatcatttatccatatttaaatacatttgaacgtattttacaaatcttcattattagttttaacgtatgtcgatagatggcagtgaatttacagtggttacaaaatttactatgacagtaccgctctatcttattatatcctctttgcctataGGTACAGTTTTCTCTAGCtaattcttaataataataacactacTGTAGGTAAGTACTACTTATGGCAGTTCgcaaatactataaaatacaataaatagttGTCTACAAACTAAACGTCATAATTGAGTATGAATCAAGGCTGTAacatttttaatgtaaaaaaaactatcacGTGGGCTATTTAGAACTATGAAAATTAATTAGTTCTAGGCAGTTTGATATGCGGCCTCAAAATGGATCTCATTCTTTTTCTCTTAATGCGGAACTAGTATAGAGTCCCAAGTGACGGTATTGTTCAGATCTTCtttggtctgtctgtctgtaaggAATAGTCAGGGACAATCCGGAATCTAGCAGTGGCAAGTAAATGtaaatacgtattaaaaatcACGAGATTGACCATCTTCTTATTTAAAGCtatcaaaattattaatagaatagaactTTATTGCTCACAATTGCAAATgttaaatgtaggtacataaatttaaaataacaatttgtaATTTAGGATATGGAGGGATCATGTTACCTTTGTTGGCATCGAACCAACAGAACCTAAATCGAATCACAATTTTCAGAGCAATCGGCTCAAACCAAAATTTTCGAAATCACGCACCTTACGCAGTCATTGACCAGATGAACTATTTCTTGCGCAGTTCAAGGTAAGCGCATAAGGAATAATAACGGTGTTTAAAACATATTAAGATAAATTCAAGTTACGCTCTCACTTGCCTTCTACTGTCAAAAGATAGCCTGTTTGAAACATTATTGTTGATTGGGACGCCGTGATTAAGTGATAAAACTTTAGACACGATGTTGAAATCTTCAGGACTTCTGGCGTTCAGACCAGATTGAAACAGCAGTTGTTTCAGTTCAATATCAGCTGGGTTAAATTGATTTTGCCTGGTAAGTGGCACAAAGCGGTTATTAGGAGCAAAGTTAAACGAGTTGAATCTATTaaactgctgctgctgctgatgAAAGTTATTAAAACCGAAATTGCCTACACCGCTTTCTTGCCGAAATACTCGATTTCCTTTTTGTCTAAATTGGTCATCAGGTCTGATTTGATTGAAATTGTGGCCTTGCTGGAAATTAGGCTGTAAAAAGTTGCTTATTCCAATTGGTACATGGTTTTCCTGCAGCGGAAACTGTTCAGGTTGATTGTTACGTAAATGTACAAGAAAATCGACAGCCTCTCTATTTGGCAACTGCTGCTGAACGTTTACGTTGTTCACCTGTTCTAACGGCACGCTGGCTTGGATTGACACTTGAGAACTCTGTGGTCGGAGACCCTGGTTCTGATTGAAGAACTGGTTGAGTGGATTAGGTTTTGGCAATCCTTGGAAATTGATCCCAGTGTTGACAGCTTGAATGCGTTGCTGTTCAAGCACAATTTGCTGCTGACTTTGTGCCTGTTGCAATTGCTGCTGACTTTGTGCCTGTTGCAATTGCTGCTTTTGCTTAAAAAGGAACTGCTGCTTTCTCAGCGCTTCCTCCTGTTGTCTCTGTTGGATTTGTAACTGACGCAACTGTTCTTCGAGGATTCGCTGTTTTTCTTCAAGTTGTTTTTGTAATGCCAATTGTTGGTTTATGAAAAAGTTTGAATCTATTTGGTTGGGGGTCGGCTGCGGAACAATTTGTGGCGCCGGGATACCCGTTGTGAGTGTGGTGCTCGCTTGGGACCTTACTTTGTTACCGATATTTTGTTGTTGGAAAATAGGTACAACTTTTTTAGGTAATCCTTGGGCATCTTGATGAACTGTAAAGGCCGCAACTAAGGGTGCTTGGAAAACTTGGACGTCCCGTTTGTCGACATCTTCAATGTTCTCTCCGTCCTGGTTGTGCGTGGGTTTGGGTGTCGTGGTTGTGGTCGTCGTTGTTGTCGTCGTCGTTGTCGTTGTTGGGGTCGTGGGTCTAGAGTTTAATGTGCTGGTactagtaatagtattatctgATGTCGGTGTTTCTTGTGCACTTCTAACGTGCTGCAAGCTTAAGCCTGATTCTCTTGTTTGGAATATTTCATTTTGTGGCGATTGGGTCGGAAGTGTAGCGGTCACTTGATTTTCGACGTTTCCTGCGGTGGTGCTTAAAATTGAAAAGTTGTTGTCTATAAAAGTAGGTGTTACATTTGTGCTATTTGCAAACGCCGATTGTCCGTTGACTATGAAggaatgtatttgtatattttctggATTTTGAGTGGGTGAATTTTCCGTAACGTCTCCAGTTTGTAATAATTCCGATTCAGAAGTAGAAGTACCGTCGGTAGAGTCATCATTGGTGATGTCATCGACGTCGGTGGTGGCATTATTGTTCTCTTCTAACTCGGTAAGAGCTTTAAGCAAAGCTTTTCTGATGTAGGGGTCGAGGCGCACCGATGGTTTTATTCCAATGATGTTGTCATTGATAGCGTCTGTCGTGGGGTCCTGCGCTGACGCTATTGCAAATAGCGTGATGAGCAAGAAAGCCGGCAcctggaaacaaaaaaaaaacacgtattAGATATAGATACAGATATTTCTGGGGCCTGATTTCGAGATATAAGACACGCAATACTCGCAAGTCGCATGTCATACTCATTTTAGACAGTGTGCCATAGGAAACAGTTATGTCGGTAAGTCGGCAATCCATTTGCGTTGGCGTGTCGCGATTATGCTAGCTCTACCTACTTCCACGTTTCCACGATCTTAATGTTTTTAGATGTGTTTGGTTACATTGTTCTTGTAATATGAAACAATAGGCATTTTCTTGCAGGGCGTTACACAACTGATGAGACTGGCTGCGCGTTAATGCGAACGTATGACAATTTGCATTATCTCACTAGTTACCCGTGTCTGATCTCGTGTTTTagttattgtaataattttgtaaatggGTCAGGTCATCAGTGGACaatgattaatttaataagtttcAAGGTTTTATAGGACAGTTCCGAACATCATTAATAATGTGAGATTTCTCTAGCTCTGGGTAGCGATGGTGCGGGTCATTTATCAACTTCGGGTGGTTGTTTAATTGTGAGGTATTGTTTGCACACGTACGACGCACATGGGCAGTTGCTGTATTCTTATCGCTTATCAAACTCTGTCGAATGTTCGACTCCAGCGGACCAGAGGGTCTACCAAGAaataagaaaatcgaaatttcattatctatcgctcgaatacgcaagagtgatagaaaggcagataacgaaatttctatttaCGCGGTAGGCCGTAGGCCGTAGACCTCTCCTGATACAAGTGAAGAATCGTTCAGCATAACTTACTTACCTTTTTTTTGCCAAACAATgttaccaaatatttttttaactttcacgTTATAACTTGttaaaatttaatacaaaatatactacctacttatatcaTCCCTAATTGGTATACAGGACCAATAATATTTGCAGTTCTTTTATAATTCCAAATTTAtttccataatatttatttcctggagacaaattaaactaacaaaaagctTTTACATAGCTTTCACATATTACTTAAATTGTCAAGTTCCTTCCTTAAGTTGTTCTTGCCGGTTAGTTATATTATTACTAGGACTTAAGCCACTAAAAATTACGACAGTCTattgttatatttgttatatGAAATTGGATGTCAACACTGTGCCGCGGTCAAACTATAGGAATACAGTCACGACCTTTCCACTCGTCACTGTCATAACACGTACTGTGGGTGTATGCTAACGCATCCGTAACGCATCTACAGTATCTACACCTTATTACCTTACTCTGGCTTCCGGATACGGTAAGGAAGATTATAATCTCTCCGTATATTTATAGAAGCCTGATGGATAAAATAATGCACAACCAGTCAATTTTAGCGATCATGGTTTAGTTTAGATTTAGATGTCAATATTTGCCTAATACAAGTGCTGCGCGGTTAATCGGAACCCGGTATAAAAGTGATTATCTAAAAACGACTCTTGGTCAGAGTAGAATACAGGCACAAAATCATGAGATTTTGTCctaatatatttacctacttactagtTTGGCatgatgacccaaaatgagtcagCCTCCAATACCCTCTGTACAAGAAAACAATTTgcaataagaaaatgaaaataattattttttatacggGTTATTACGTCCAAAAGCTTTAGAATCTTTTCTACTGACTTTTATTATCGTAATTGCAAATGCGACGAGACATTTTCTTCATTTAAATAATGAACAAGTGAACGATGAGCCGCaacaaaaaaagttaaacaATTAATTGGTCATTCATTGATCGCACTTTTATTCAAAGCCA
It encodes the following:
- the LOC134743738 gene encoding bromodomain-containing protein DDB_G0280777-like; protein product: MRLVPAFLLITLFAIASAQDPTTDAINDNIIGIKPSVRLDPYIRKALLKALTELEENNNATTDVDDITNDDSTDGTSTSESELLQTGDVTENSPTQNPENIQIHSFIVNGQSAFANSTNVTPTFIDNNFSILSTTAGNVENQVTATLPTQSPQNEIFQTRESGLSLQHVRSAQETPTSDNTITSTSTLNSRPTTPTTTTTTTTTTTTTTTPKPTHNQDGENIEDVDKRDVQVFQAPLVAAFTVHQDAQGLPKKVVPIFQQQNIGNKVRSQASTTLTTGIPAPQIVPQPTPNQIDSNFFINQQLALQKQLEEKQRILEEQLRQLQIQQRQQEEALRKQQFLFKQKQQLQQAQSQQQLQQAQSQQQIVLEQQRIQAVNTGINFQGLPKPNPLNQFFNQNQGLRPQSSQVSIQASVPLEQVNNVNVQQQLPNREAVDFLVHLRNNQPEQFPLQENHVPIGISNFLQPNFQQGHNFNQIRPDDQFRQKGNRVFRQESGVGNFGFNNFHQQQQQFNRFNSFNFAPNNRFVPLTRQNQFNPADIELKQLLFQSGLNARSPEDFNIVSKVLSLNHGVPINNNVSNRLSFDSRRQVRA